A section of the Oryza sativa Japonica Group chromosome 1, ASM3414082v1 genome encodes:
- the LOC4325332 gene encoding probable choline kinase 1 isoform X1: MVAGSKELAAAMAPVTRPRWSVLPAPPRRLRWPPPPPAGIAAVCFGYRHRLRAAPPPTMVAVDPPPREAAAAPPAMKRSASFDRVPEEARRILHRLAGELWGGDVDPAALAVSQLKGAMTNEVFRITWPGGGGGEGEGEGDHRKVLVRIYGQGVEVFFDRADEVRTFECMSRHGQGPRLLGRFPNGRIEEFINARTLSAADLRDAEISSLIAKKLREFHDLDMPGPKNVSLWQRLRRWLEEARGRCSPEEARQFSLEKLGDEIAMLDIALSGVDQRVGFCHNDLQYGNIMIYEETRQVTLIDYEYASFNPVAFDIANHFCEMSADYHSATPHVLDFTKYPGIDEQRRFVQTYLSSSGENPSDAEVEHLLGLIAKYSLASHIFWGLWGIISGHVNKNIDFEYQEYARQRFDQYWKTKDQTLGSKSN, translated from the exons ATGGTCGCCGGCAGCAAGGAgctcgcggcggcgatggccccGGTGACCCGGCCGCGCTGGTCAGtgctgccggcgccgcctcgtcgcctccggtggccgcccccgccgcccgccggaatCGCCGCCGTCTGCTTCGGCTACCGAC atcgcctccgcgccgcgccgccgccgacaatggtcgccgtcgacccgccgccgcgggaggccgcggccgccccgcccgccATGAAGCGGAGCGCGAGCTTCGACCGCGTCCCGGAGGAGGCGCGCCGCATCCTGCACCGCCTCGCCGGGGAGCTCTGGGGCGGCGACGTCGaccccgccgcgctcgccgtgtCCCAGCTCAAGGGCGCCATGACCAACGAGGTGTTCCGGATCACctggcccggcggcggcggcggcgagggcgagggcgagggcgaccaCCGCAAGGTGCTCGTCCGCATCTACGGCCAGGGCGTCGAGGTCTTCTTCGACCGCGCCGACGAGGTCCGCACCTTCGAGTGCATGTCCCGCCACGGCCAGGGCCCCCGCCTCCTCGGCCGCTTCCCCAACGGCCGCATCGAGGAGTTCATCAACGCGAGG ACGCTCTCCGCGGCGGATCTGCGCGACGCGGAGATATCCTCGCTGATCGCCAAGAAGCTTCGTGAATTCCACGATCTCGACATGCCTGGACCCAAGAACGTGTCACTGTGGCAGAGGCTGAG GAGGTGGCTTGAGGAAGCTCGTGGCAGGTGCTCGCCCGAGGAGGCTAGGCAGTTCAGTTTGGAGAAGCTAGGTGATGAGATCGCAATGCTGGACATTGCATTGTCAGGGGTTGATCAGAGAGTAGGATTTTGCCACAATGATCTGCAATATGGCAACATTATGATATATGAAGAAACCAGACAAGTGACCTTAATT GACTACGAGTATGCGAGTTTTAATCCTGTGGCATTTGACATTGCTAATCACTTCTGTGAGATGTCTGCTGATTATCATTCAGCCACACCTCATGTGCTGGACTTCACAAAATACCCTG GCATTGACGAACAACGCAGATTTGTTCAAACGTACCTCAGCTCTTCAG GTGAGAACCCATCAGATGCGGAAGTTGAACATTTACTTGGCCTGATTGCAAAATACAGTCTTGCAAGCCATATCTTCTGGGGTCTTTGGGGAATAATCTCA GGGCATGTGAACAAGAACATCGACTTCGAGTACCAGGAGTATGCAAGGCAGCGGTTCGATCAGTACTGGAAGACAAAAGATCAAACGCTGGGATCCAAATCCAACTAG
- the LOC4325332 gene encoding probable choline kinase 1 isoform X2 → MVAVDPPPREAAAAPPAMKRSASFDRVPEEARRILHRLAGELWGGDVDPAALAVSQLKGAMTNEVFRITWPGGGGGEGEGEGDHRKVLVRIYGQGVEVFFDRADEVRTFECMSRHGQGPRLLGRFPNGRIEEFINARTLSAADLRDAEISSLIAKKLREFHDLDMPGPKNVSLWQRLRRWLEEARGRCSPEEARQFSLEKLGDEIAMLDIALSGVDQRVGFCHNDLQYGNIMIYEETRQVTLIDYEYASFNPVAFDIANHFCEMSADYHSATPHVLDFTKYPGIDEQRRFVQTYLSSSGENPSDAEVEHLLGLIAKYSLASHIFWGLWGIISGHVNKNIDFEYQEYARQRFDQYWKTKDQTLGSKSN, encoded by the exons atggtcgccgtcgacccgccgccgcgggaggccgcggccgccccgcccgccATGAAGCGGAGCGCGAGCTTCGACCGCGTCCCGGAGGAGGCGCGCCGCATCCTGCACCGCCTCGCCGGGGAGCTCTGGGGCGGCGACGTCGaccccgccgcgctcgccgtgtCCCAGCTCAAGGGCGCCATGACCAACGAGGTGTTCCGGATCACctggcccggcggcggcggcggcgagggcgagggcgagggcgaccaCCGCAAGGTGCTCGTCCGCATCTACGGCCAGGGCGTCGAGGTCTTCTTCGACCGCGCCGACGAGGTCCGCACCTTCGAGTGCATGTCCCGCCACGGCCAGGGCCCCCGCCTCCTCGGCCGCTTCCCCAACGGCCGCATCGAGGAGTTCATCAACGCGAGG ACGCTCTCCGCGGCGGATCTGCGCGACGCGGAGATATCCTCGCTGATCGCCAAGAAGCTTCGTGAATTCCACGATCTCGACATGCCTGGACCCAAGAACGTGTCACTGTGGCAGAGGCTGAG GAGGTGGCTTGAGGAAGCTCGTGGCAGGTGCTCGCCCGAGGAGGCTAGGCAGTTCAGTTTGGAGAAGCTAGGTGATGAGATCGCAATGCTGGACATTGCATTGTCAGGGGTTGATCAGAGAGTAGGATTTTGCCACAATGATCTGCAATATGGCAACATTATGATATATGAAGAAACCAGACAAGTGACCTTAATT GACTACGAGTATGCGAGTTTTAATCCTGTGGCATTTGACATTGCTAATCACTTCTGTGAGATGTCTGCTGATTATCATTCAGCCACACCTCATGTGCTGGACTTCACAAAATACCCTG GCATTGACGAACAACGCAGATTTGTTCAAACGTACCTCAGCTCTTCAG GTGAGAACCCATCAGATGCGGAAGTTGAACATTTACTTGGCCTGATTGCAAAATACAGTCTTGCAAGCCATATCTTCTGGGGTCTTTGGGGAATAATCTCA GGGCATGTGAACAAGAACATCGACTTCGAGTACCAGGAGTATGCAAGGCAGCGGTTCGATCAGTACTGGAAGACAAAAGATCAAACGCTGGGATCCAAATCCAACTAG